From the genome of Pseudomonas helvetica:
ACGCGATACCGTTGGCAATGGAGTAAGTGAACGGCATGGCCAGCGCGGTAACGACCACGGGCGCGGCAACGGTGATGTCGTCCCAGTCTATTTCCGCCAGGCCGGAGGTCATCAGTACGGCGACGAACAGCAAGGCCGGTGCGGTGGCGAAGGCCGGTACGCTGGCGGCCAGTGGCGCGAAGAACAACGCCAGCAGGAACAGAATGGCCACTACGACGGCTGTCAGGCCGGTACGACCGCCGGCACTGACGCCCGCTGCCGACTCGATGTAACTGGTGGTGGTCGAGGTGCCCAGCAGGGAACCGGCCATGGCCGCGGTGCTGTCGGCGATCAGTGCACGACCCATTTTCGGCATGTGGCCGTCCTTGCCCATCAGGCCGGCGCGCTTGGCGACGCCGATCAGGGTGCCGGAGTTATCGAACAGGTCGACGAACAGGAAAGCGAAAATCACACTGACCAGGCCGATGTCCAGCGCGCCCTTGATGTCCAGTTGCAGGAAGGTCGGCGCCAGCGAAGGTGGCATCGCCATCACGCCGCCGAACGGTGTGAAGCCCAGGGCGATGGAAACGATGGTCACCGCCAGGATGCCGATCAGCACGGCACCGCGCACTTTCAGGGCTTCGAGGGCGACGATCAGCGCAAAACCCAGGGTCGCCAGGATCGGTGCCGGTTGTTTCAGGTCGCCGAGGCCAACCATGGTCGCCGGGTTGCTGACCACGATGCCGGCGTTGTGCAGGGCGATCAGCGCCAGGAACAGACCGATACCGGCGGCAATCGCCGAGCGCAAGGCCAGCGGGATGCTGTTGATGATCCATTCGCGGATGCGAAAGATCGACAACAGGAAAAACATGACCGCCGAGATGAACACCGCCCCCAGCGCCACTTGCCAGGTATGGCCCATGTGCAGGACAACGGTGTAGGTGAAGAAGGCGTTCAGGCCCATGCCTGGCGCCAGCGCGATCGGGTAGTTGGCGATCAGGCCCATCACCGTCGAGCCAATGGCCGCTGCCAGGCACGTCGCGACAAACACCGCGCCCTTGTCCATGCCGGTCTCGCCGAGGATGCTCGGG
Proteins encoded in this window:
- a CDS encoding NCS2 family permease codes for the protein MLERLFQLKAHNTNVRTEILAGITTFLAMAYILFVNPSILGETGMDKGAVFVATCLAAAIGSTVMGLIANYPIALAPGMGLNAFFTYTVVLHMGHTWQVALGAVFISAVMFFLLSIFRIREWIINSIPLALRSAIAAGIGLFLALIALHNAGIVVSNPATMVGLGDLKQPAPILATLGFALIVALEALKVRGAVLIGILAVTIVSIALGFTPFGGVMAMPPSLAPTFLQLDIKGALDIGLVSVIFAFLFVDLFDNSGTLIGVAKRAGLMGKDGHMPKMGRALIADSTAAMAGSLLGTSTTTSYIESAAGVSAGGRTGLTAVVVAILFLLALFFAPLAASVPAFATAPALLFVAVLMTSGLAEIDWDDITVAAPVVVTALAMPFTYSIANGIAFGFISWTAIKLLSGRGRELNSALVVLSILFVIKLGWFNA